In one window of Pseudodesulfovibrio sediminis DNA:
- a CDS encoding LL-diaminopimelate aminotransferase, giving the protein MSDFKLADRLSTLPPYLFAAIDKAKAEVAAKGMDIISLGIGDPDLPTPDFIIEALYEGAQKPVNHQYPSYVGMLAYRQAVADWYKQRFDVDLDAATEVVSLIGSKEGIAHFPLAYVNPGDVVLVATPNYPVYGIATEFAGGTVEYLPLLEENDFLVDLEAIDDDTWAKAKMIFVCYPNNPTAATATKEFYDRLIEKAKEFNVIVVSDAAYTEIYYDPDNKPISILECEGAKDVCIEFHSLSKTYNMTGWRVGMAVGNASLIAGLGKIKENVDSGIFQAVQEAGIAALQQGEPYAEKFRAIYKERRDVVCAALSKVGIGHRVPDASFYIWCNTPEGYKSSEFVTNVLKQTGVVLTPGNGFGTPGEGYFRISLTVHNDLLEEAVSRISKL; this is encoded by the coding sequence ATGTCTGATTTCAAACTTGCCGACCGTCTTTCCACGCTGCCTCCGTATTTGTTTGCAGCAATCGACAAGGCCAAGGCAGAAGTGGCCGCCAAAGGCATGGATATCATCAGCCTGGGCATCGGTGATCCCGACCTGCCCACTCCCGACTTCATTATCGAAGCACTGTATGAGGGCGCCCAAAAGCCCGTAAACCATCAGTATCCTTCGTATGTCGGTATGTTGGCCTATCGTCAGGCCGTGGCTGACTGGTACAAACAGCGCTTTGATGTCGACCTTGATGCCGCCACCGAGGTGGTCAGCCTCATCGGCTCAAAAGAAGGCATTGCCCACTTCCCCCTTGCGTATGTGAATCCGGGCGATGTGGTGCTGGTCGCCACCCCCAACTATCCGGTATACGGCATTGCCACAGAATTCGCCGGTGGTACCGTCGAATACCTGCCGCTGCTGGAAGAAAATGACTTCCTGGTGGACCTGGAAGCCATTGATGACGACACTTGGGCCAAGGCAAAGATGATCTTTGTTTGCTATCCCAACAACCCCACCGCAGCAACAGCAACGAAGGAATTCTATGACCGCCTCATTGAAAAGGCCAAAGAATTCAATGTAATCGTTGTCTCCGATGCAGCATACACAGAGATTTACTACGATCCAGACAACAAGCCCATCTCCATTTTGGAATGCGAAGGCGCCAAAGATGTCTGCATCGAATTCCACTCTTTGTCCAAAACCTACAACATGACCGGCTGGCGTGTCGGCATGGCCGTAGGTAACGCCAGCCTCATTGCGGGCCTTGGCAAGATCAAGGAAAACGTGGATTCCGGGATCTTTCAGGCTGTTCAGGAAGCGGGTATTGCCGCATTGCAGCAAGGAGAACCTTACGCGGAAAAATTCCGTGCGATCTACAAGGAACGTCGGGATGTGGTCTGCGCCGCCCTGAGCAAGGTCGGTATCGGTCACCGCGTTCCAGACGCATCTTTTTACATCTGGTGCAATACGCCGGAAGGGTACAAGTCTTCGGAATTCGTTACAAACGTCCTGAAACAAACAGGCGTGGTTCTGACCCCCGGAAACGGCTTCGGCACACCGGGAGAAGGGTATTTCCGCATTTCCCTGACTGTGCATAACGATCTGCTTGAGGAGGCGGTATCCAGAATATCGAAACTGTAA
- a CDS encoding Lin0512 family protein, whose translation MSRKRFAIELGYAADLHGEDMTKAAVRAVRDAVSRICLCGIMEICGRDQFQGVFVHAEVAVPEPDSVDRDAVLSCIPIGETSLSLTTGGMSIPGIEVPCFAPGVSNIVVACAALTVSVEMDMADGGTEITEKQACGCAAKAE comes from the coding sequence ATGTCGCGAAAACGATTTGCCATAGAACTCGGTTACGCCGCGGATCTGCACGGTGAAGACATGACCAAGGCCGCGGTACGCGCAGTGCGCGATGCTGTTTCCCGGATATGCCTGTGTGGAATCATGGAAATATGTGGCCGAGATCAATTTCAAGGCGTCTTCGTGCATGCGGAAGTGGCCGTCCCCGAACCAGATAGTGTCGATCGGGATGCAGTCCTTTCTTGCATCCCGATCGGCGAGACTTCGCTGTCTTTGACTACCGGTGGCATGAGTATTCCGGGGATTGAGGTCCCCTGCTTTGCCCCTGGTGTCAGCAATATTGTTGTAGCGTGCGCCGCCCTCACTGTCTCGGTCGAGATGGATATGGCGGATGGCGGGACGGAAATAACGGAAAAACAGGCCTGCGGATGCGCCGCCAAGGCCGAATAA
- a CDS encoding transcriptional regulator — translation MWKFLAIGIALFVMYKLFMGDKKNTEVQSEKVVKDKVASGEMVKDPSCGTYVEKDGSIRIREGEKVHVFCSYECRDKFLKELEATSKEIPEE, via the coding sequence ATGTGGAAGTTCCTCGCCATCGGCATTGCGCTTTTCGTTATGTACAAGCTCTTCATGGGCGACAAGAAGAACACGGAAGTGCAGTCCGAAAAAGTCGTCAAGGACAAAGTCGCGTCCGGAGAAATGGTCAAAGACCCTTCCTGTGGCACGTATGTCGAAAAGGATGGTTCTATTCGAATTCGAGAAGGGGAGAAGGTACACGTCTTCTGCTCATACGAATGTCGAGACAAGTTTCTGAAGGAGTTGGAAGCAACTTCCAAGGAAATACCTGAAGAATAG
- a CDS encoding tetratricopeptide repeat protein, translated as MKYSLHPIILTFALVVGTACPAFAGQQQTFKQWLEHYSAWDRLEHEYSQEAQAETPDAILKRAQVYLNLNSPQKALEIIEMTPAFSDPKLEAERLWLGGIAHRGLGNLSQAVLWFTQASQNMTKSVMDERFDSEPDLQQIWHDVWLKMYWSYSANYTLSKDSQKEALNMVLMVGKKVWNDDFWNRAAVLLNPNTSVNPENEPSELTGDSHRSTPLVSATDTDLIIQTMASISLEQFDEAYSSVSQLTNEPVRIFWSSLAVFMERGSLPPNLHIFEKGNYLKAHAFWAGNVLAPYSKSRGKWFLGNQDSGPWTQFRNNLLKMDFEEAMAAIDTELRSMLISEQTAALLNSFKLALALSNGNKKSASTIWNKIDKSKLPISLQVAGVLTFKDNLNNILPHNPAESYALYPILSLLSGAGGMDIHERTEAPFWTEAPLERLESLSEIQYPLDKLLLLAHLRHTFDVAPTVKLAKRAAFLFSDSSFGIQGLLYLADDVVKDKNLQLGAYYLNKIDETTLPSNLRMAWLDIKTRLELDSGRQATALTTYKEMVKTGETIPVMTRLRMALLFQQRREYEAAREELLSMWQSKNQMTTTLQAETLFWLGEGEYALKNTDKALDYYLKLAWKYPQENIWALTAMYRASLIYEKRGKYETAKKLLGTVVKNASRKEQREAATARITAIDKKMGKQEHVQQSTLEYPF; from the coding sequence ATGAAATACAGCTTACACCCCATTATTTTGACTTTCGCCCTTGTCGTTGGAACCGCTTGTCCTGCATTTGCAGGTCAACAGCAGACATTCAAGCAATGGCTTGAGCACTACAGCGCCTGGGATCGCCTTGAACATGAATACTCACAGGAGGCGCAAGCCGAGACCCCGGACGCCATTCTAAAAAGAGCTCAGGTTTACCTCAATTTGAATTCTCCACAGAAAGCTCTTGAAATAATTGAAATGACCCCCGCTTTCAGCGACCCGAAACTCGAAGCGGAACGGCTTTGGCTGGGTGGTATTGCCCACCGTGGCTTGGGGAACCTGTCTCAGGCAGTGCTTTGGTTCACTCAAGCATCGCAAAACATGACCAAAAGTGTCATGGATGAACGATTCGACAGTGAACCCGATTTGCAGCAAATCTGGCACGATGTCTGGCTTAAGATGTACTGGTCATACAGTGCAAACTACACCCTTTCAAAGGATTCACAGAAAGAAGCGTTAAACATGGTGCTGATGGTCGGGAAAAAAGTCTGGAATGACGACTTCTGGAACAGAGCTGCTGTGTTGTTGAATCCCAATACTTCTGTTAATCCAGAGAACGAACCATCTGAATTGACAGGGGATTCTCATCGTTCAACTCCTTTGGTCAGCGCCACTGATACAGATTTGATCATCCAGACAATGGCCTCCATTTCTTTGGAACAGTTCGATGAGGCGTATTCTTCTGTTTCTCAACTGACGAATGAACCGGTTCGAATTTTCTGGTCTTCATTAGCCGTTTTCATGGAAAGAGGCTCCCTTCCCCCTAATCTGCATATTTTCGAAAAAGGCAATTATCTCAAGGCACACGCCTTTTGGGCTGGCAACGTCCTTGCGCCTTATTCCAAATCTCGAGGCAAGTGGTTTCTTGGAAACCAGGACTCCGGTCCCTGGACTCAATTCAGAAATAACCTGCTGAAAATGGACTTTGAAGAAGCCATGGCGGCCATTGATACGGAACTCCGTTCCATGCTCATTTCTGAGCAGACGGCTGCACTTCTGAACAGCTTCAAACTTGCCTTGGCTCTTTCAAACGGAAATAAAAAGTCAGCGTCAACCATCTGGAATAAAATAGATAAATCAAAACTTCCTATTTCTCTTCAGGTTGCCGGGGTACTAACCTTCAAGGATAACTTGAACAATATTCTTCCGCATAATCCGGCAGAATCCTATGCATTATACCCCATCCTGTCGCTGTTATCAGGTGCAGGTGGGATGGACATTCACGAAAGAACCGAGGCCCCCTTCTGGACTGAAGCCCCGCTCGAACGACTCGAATCTCTCTCTGAAATTCAGTACCCCCTGGACAAGTTGCTCCTGCTGGCACACCTGCGTCATACCTTTGATGTCGCTCCAACGGTCAAGCTGGCCAAACGTGCTGCCTTTCTTTTCAGTGATTCATCCTTCGGCATTCAGGGGTTGCTCTATCTGGCCGATGATGTCGTGAAAGATAAAAACCTGCAGTTGGGAGCCTACTACCTGAACAAAATTGATGAAACCACCCTCCCCTCAAATTTGAGAATGGCCTGGCTGGACATCAAGACCCGTCTTGAACTCGATTCTGGCAGACAGGCGACAGCATTGACCACCTATAAGGAAATGGTCAAAACCGGCGAAACTATTCCCGTCATGACTCGCTTACGCATGGCCCTGTTGTTCCAACAGCGCAGGGAATACGAAGCGGCGCGGGAAGAGTTGTTGAGCATGTGGCAATCTAAAAACCAGATGACAACCACACTTCAAGCGGAAACACTGTTTTGGCTCGGTGAAGGTGAATATGCCTTGAAAAACACGGATAAGGCATTGGATTATTATCTCAAACTGGCTTGGAAGTATCCGCAGGAAAACATATGGGCATTGACCGCCATGTACAGGGCTTCACTCATCTATGAGAAACGCGGCAAGTACGAAACAGCCAAAAAACTGCTCGGCACAGTGGTCAAGAACGCCTCCCGCAAGGAACAACGTGAAGCAGCTACAGCCCGCATAACAGCCATTGACAAAAAAATGGGCAAACAAGAGCACGTTCAACAAAGCACTCTTGAGTACCCTTTTTAA
- the xerD gene encoding site-specific tyrosine recombinase XerD — MNEKKLTRTVENPSHPWIDMYLEHLLIEKGLSENSLTSYTADLTSLLLFLNDRSFELKVLSDQTLFLYLTHLRAKGLKSRSLARHLSSLRGFFSYAMDERWYKTDPGHLLENPKLPKKLPEFLSREEIGRLLALPDTSTKLGMRDKTMLELLYAAGLRVSELIEMKVLDYDAQVGMLRVFGKGAKERLVPIHFTAQDYLNQYLQATRPSFKPVEDFMFLNRSGKGLTRQGVWKLIKKFATLADIKRSISPHTFRHSFATHLLEGGADLRTVQLLLGHADISATEIYTHVESERLKRLHQKYHPRSSL, encoded by the coding sequence ATGAATGAAAAAAAGTTAACAAGAACAGTTGAAAACCCCAGTCATCCATGGATTGACATGTATCTTGAACATCTCCTTATTGAAAAGGGGCTGTCCGAAAACAGTTTGACCAGTTATACGGCTGATCTGACTTCGTTGCTCTTGTTTCTGAATGACAGGTCTTTTGAACTCAAGGTTTTGTCTGACCAGACACTCTTCTTGTACCTGACACATCTTCGGGCCAAAGGACTCAAAAGTCGTTCGCTGGCTCGGCATCTTTCTTCTCTGCGTGGTTTTTTCTCCTATGCCATGGATGAACGCTGGTACAAGACGGATCCCGGCCATTTGTTGGAGAATCCCAAGCTCCCCAAGAAGCTTCCGGAATTTCTTTCTCGTGAAGAAATAGGCAGGTTGCTCGCCCTGCCAGACACATCTACCAAGCTCGGCATGCGGGACAAGACCATGCTGGAACTTCTCTATGCCGCCGGTTTACGCGTGTCCGAACTTATCGAGATGAAAGTTCTTGATTATGATGCCCAGGTCGGAATGCTGCGGGTGTTTGGCAAAGGAGCCAAGGAGCGCCTTGTTCCCATTCATTTCACAGCCCAGGACTATTTGAATCAATATCTGCAGGCCACCCGCCCTTCTTTCAAACCTGTGGAGGACTTCATGTTCCTCAATCGATCAGGTAAAGGGCTTACACGCCAAGGTGTATGGAAGTTAATCAAGAAATTTGCTACATTGGCAGATATCAAACGGAGTATTTCTCCGCACACCTTTCGTCACTCTTTTGCCACGCATTTGCTGGAAGGAGGAGCGGACCTGAGGACAGTGCAGCTTTTATTGGGACATGCGGACATCAGTGCGACGGAGATTTATACGCATGTGGAATCTGAACGGTTGAAAAGACTGCATCAAAAGTATCACCCGAGATCATCACTGTAG
- a CDS encoding 2-oxo acid dehydrogenase subunit E2, with the protein MAEQVIMPKWGLTMKEGKVVRWLKSEGDQVEAGEELFEVETDKITNSVEAPASGILFQIIVPEGEVAPVQAVLATIAAPGETPEKAAAGAAPEAEASAPAAEAPSSTTPTPAVEDGEFVPAMPAARKLAKELGVALSTIVGTGPNGSITRKDVQETADAACNVNASPKAIEFARKKGIDLNDVTGTGDGGRITKADILRAMNPAAEQPAQAAQAAAKDTIVPMDGVRKLIADNMHASLNSAAQLSVFVELDVTELVALRTSFLERNKRNQDYRLSYNDLVSYAVCRALKRHPIMNSTLQDDGIHMHEHVNLGIAVALPNGLIVPNVKMADTFTLEELKVEVRDVASRARKGGLSMDEIAGGTFTISNVSMLGVDGFTPILNPPETGILGVGRIVEKPAVKDGEICIRQMMTLSLTFNHMTTDGAPAMSFLRELGDMLENPGLMIA; encoded by the coding sequence ATGGCTGAACAAGTGATCATGCCCAAATGGGGTTTGACCATGAAAGAAGGAAAGGTTGTCCGCTGGCTGAAAAGCGAAGGCGACCAAGTCGAAGCAGGAGAAGAACTGTTCGAAGTTGAAACCGATAAAATTACCAATTCGGTTGAAGCGCCCGCCAGTGGAATCTTGTTCCAAATCATTGTACCCGAAGGTGAAGTTGCACCGGTCCAGGCCGTACTCGCAACCATTGCCGCACCGGGAGAAACACCGGAAAAGGCTGCCGCAGGTGCCGCACCTGAAGCAGAAGCAAGCGCCCCCGCCGCTGAAGCCCCCTCTTCCACAACACCTACACCGGCAGTTGAAGATGGAGAGTTCGTCCCCGCCATGCCTGCAGCACGCAAGCTGGCCAAGGAACTGGGCGTAGCTTTATCCACTATTGTAGGAACTGGTCCCAACGGGAGTATTACCCGAAAGGATGTACAGGAAACAGCCGACGCGGCTTGCAACGTAAACGCCAGTCCCAAAGCCATTGAGTTCGCTCGTAAAAAGGGAATTGATCTCAATGATGTCACCGGTACTGGAGATGGTGGTCGAATCACCAAGGCTGACATTCTGCGCGCCATGAATCCGGCAGCCGAACAGCCTGCTCAAGCAGCTCAGGCCGCAGCCAAGGACACCATTGTCCCCATGGACGGCGTCCGCAAGCTCATCGCAGACAACATGCATGCAAGCCTGAACAGCGCAGCACAACTCTCTGTTTTCGTGGAGTTGGACGTTACTGAACTGGTCGCCCTGCGCACCAGCTTCCTTGAGCGGAACAAGCGCAATCAGGACTACCGTTTGTCATATAATGACTTGGTATCCTACGCAGTCTGTCGTGCCCTCAAGCGTCACCCCATCATGAATTCCACACTGCAGGATGATGGCATCCACATGCATGAGCACGTCAACCTCGGCATCGCCGTTGCCCTGCCTAACGGACTCATCGTCCCCAATGTCAAGATGGCTGACACGTTCACTCTTGAAGAACTCAAAGTGGAAGTTCGGGATGTCGCCAGTCGCGCTCGCAAGGGCGGACTGAGCATGGATGAAATAGCAGGCGGTACATTTACTATCAGTAATGTGAGCATGCTTGGCGTCGACGGGTTCACCCCCATCCTCAATCCTCCCGAAACCGGCATCCTGGGAGTCGGTCGCATCGTCGAAAAGCCCGCCGTCAAAGATGGTGAGATTTGTATTCGTCAGATGATGACTCTTTCCCTGACCTTCAACCACATGACCACGGACGGTGCTCCGGCAATGTCCTTCCTGCGCGAGCTGGGAGACATGTTGGAAAATCCCGGCCTGATGATCGCTTAG
- the folK gene encoding 2-amino-4-hydroxy-6-hydroxymethyldihydropteridine diphosphokinase has translation MQNIETVICYVSLGSNTGDTEENLHDALIKLEDYGDEITLKGVSEYYQTEPQGEVKDQPWFTNQVIKLEIDAEIWAPAGFLSSLTGIEAALGRQRSVPGGPRPLDMDIIAWGDLVMDSEFLTLPHPRAKKRAFVLIPLKELAPDFVFPDGTTIDKALDAIDYRLEDFKIWQDS, from the coding sequence ATCCAGAATATCGAAACTGTAATCTGCTACGTTAGCCTTGGTTCAAACACTGGTGATACCGAGGAAAACCTGCACGATGCACTCATAAAACTTGAAGACTATGGCGACGAAATCACCCTGAAGGGCGTGTCTGAATATTATCAGACCGAACCGCAGGGCGAAGTCAAAGATCAACCATGGTTCACGAACCAGGTCATCAAGCTGGAAATTGACGCCGAGATATGGGCGCCAGCCGGCTTCTTGTCGTCATTGACAGGTATTGAAGCCGCACTTGGACGTCAACGCTCCGTACCAGGAGGACCAAGGCCGCTTGATATGGACATCATAGCCTGGGGCGATCTCGTTATGGATTCGGAATTCCTGACACTGCCGCATCCGCGGGCCAAGAAAAGGGCATTTGTCCTTATTCCGTTGAAGGAATTGGCTCCTGATTTCGTTTTTCCTGATGGTACGACTATCGATAAAGCTCTCGACGCCATCGATTACCGACTGGAAGACTTTAAAATCTGGCAGGATTCCTAG
- a CDS encoding sigma-54-dependent Fis family transcriptional regulator, with protein MDQLKSFSSTLEKICGDVETTAYRAIKGKKLLITMTNADARVVRTCGDLEVLRQADKLNFGPGANWAEESVGTNAIGTSLVTGRPIQVMGEEHFCRSHHRWSCTAAPILDPRGDIWGCFDISGPTESDHSKNMELVLQAAKALEHRLSRLYCSELEGQMGSLFSSMFNSVMTGIISMDSSGRITNANTIAETLLNHTGKSLRGYQADLFFDFEVFLAKAKHATIHEPVVIKCLVNKDLFVRAMPIFATDGTWTDTIITVSEMQRFHQSVVPERVLEEKKNVSVETPKGFEHVLHSSAVMRRAIKQAANVARTPSTVLLSGESGTGKELFARGIHQAGPRAKNPFVAVNCGAFSEELVQSELFGYCEGAFTGAVKRGRIGQFQRADKGVLFLDEISEMPLSQQVNLLRALEERAIVPVGGTDPRPVDVKIIAATNKDLSELVQQGLFREDLFYRLNVVGIAIPPLRDRGGDVVQLAAYHLNRLCSDFGLESVHISPEAESVLMVHDWPGNVRELVNCLEYAVNNLSGDVLHMENLPPSLLAQARGGTDTDRIKRTSEFHLKKREEVAIREALDFHNGNISKTAKALGIGRNTLYSKMERFSIQA; from the coding sequence ATGGATCAACTCAAGTCTTTTTCATCCACTCTTGAGAAAATATGCGGTGATGTTGAAACCACGGCATATAGGGCTATCAAGGGGAAAAAACTGTTGATTACAATGACGAACGCCGATGCCCGGGTTGTTCGCACCTGCGGTGATCTTGAAGTCTTACGGCAGGCAGACAAATTGAATTTTGGTCCCGGAGCAAACTGGGCAGAAGAAAGTGTCGGCACCAATGCCATCGGCACTTCTCTGGTTACCGGTCGTCCCATTCAGGTCATGGGGGAAGAGCATTTTTGTCGGAGCCACCACAGATGGAGTTGTACGGCTGCTCCCATTTTGGATCCTCGTGGCGACATATGGGGGTGTTTTGATATTTCAGGCCCCACGGAATCCGATCATTCCAAGAACATGGAGCTGGTTTTGCAAGCTGCAAAGGCTTTGGAACACAGGTTGTCACGACTGTATTGTTCCGAACTAGAAGGGCAGATGGGATCGCTTTTTTCTTCGATGTTCAATTCCGTCATGACCGGCATCATTTCCATGGATTCTTCCGGGAGAATAACCAACGCCAATACTATTGCGGAAACCTTGCTGAATCATACAGGGAAATCTTTACGAGGATATCAGGCAGATCTCTTTTTTGATTTCGAAGTGTTTCTTGCAAAGGCAAAGCATGCGACCATACATGAGCCTGTCGTCATTAAATGCCTTGTAAACAAGGACCTTTTTGTTAGGGCCATGCCCATATTCGCCACTGATGGAACATGGACAGATACCATTATCACGGTCAGTGAAATGCAACGTTTCCATCAAAGTGTCGTCCCGGAAAGGGTGCTGGAGGAGAAAAAGAACGTCTCCGTTGAAACGCCGAAAGGATTTGAACATGTCCTGCATTCAAGTGCGGTCATGAGGAGGGCAATCAAACAGGCAGCCAATGTTGCCAGGACACCCTCCACGGTTCTCTTGTCTGGAGAGTCCGGAACCGGCAAAGAATTATTTGCCCGTGGCATTCATCAGGCCGGGCCGCGTGCAAAGAATCCTTTTGTCGCGGTCAACTGTGGTGCTTTCTCCGAAGAACTTGTTCAGAGTGAGCTGTTTGGGTATTGCGAGGGCGCTTTTACCGGCGCAGTGAAACGCGGCCGGATAGGGCAGTTTCAACGAGCGGACAAGGGCGTGTTGTTCTTGGATGAAATTTCAGAAATGCCTTTGTCGCAACAGGTCAATCTCCTCCGGGCTCTGGAGGAACGGGCTATTGTGCCTGTGGGCGGTACCGACCCTCGCCCAGTGGACGTAAAAATTATTGCGGCCACAAACAAGGATCTGAGTGAGCTTGTGCAGCAGGGGTTGTTCCGTGAGGATTTATTCTACAGATTGAATGTGGTGGGTATTGCCATACCTCCACTTCGGGATCGTGGCGGTGACGTTGTACAGCTTGCTGCTTACCATTTGAATCGTCTGTGTTCCGATTTCGGTCTGGAAAGTGTGCACATTTCGCCGGAAGCCGAGAGTGTTTTGATGGTTCATGATTGGCCGGGGAATGTTCGTGAATTGGTCAATTGCCTTGAGTACGCCGTGAACAATCTGTCTGGAGATGTTTTGCATATGGAAAACCTTCCCCCCAGTTTGCTGGCGCAAGCACGGGGCGGTACGGATACAGACCGGATAAAGCGGACAAGTGAATTTCATCTCAAGAAAAGGGAAGAGGTCGCCATTCGTGAGGCCCTGGATTTTCATAATGGCAATATCAGTAAAACAGCCAAAGCCCTAGGAATCGGACGAAATACATTGTATTCCAAAATGGAACGATTCAGTATTCAGGCATAA
- a CDS encoding Tex family protein produces the protein MIDTHIQTISRELSLKQQHVKAVATLLDEGATVPFISRYRKEATGTMDEVGVAGVRDRLNELAELDKRRESILSSLTERELLTADLKLALQKAQDKAQLEDIYLPYRPKRRTRATMAKERGLEPLAKIVFSQRGINTSAEAKGFVNPGKDVPDVDAALAGARDIIAENINENARARAAMRTLFVKRGRFVSKVAKGKEEAGAKYRDWFDWNEPLARIPGHRALAMFRGENEKLLKLSLRPSEEEATELMRKSVLRGTGQDSHEVGLALDDCYKRLLGPSIENEIRAEVKKRADIEAITVFAANLRELLLAAPLGQKRVLALDPGFRTGAKLTVLDAQGALKEYSTIFPTGSKNQQKEAARVLQTLSTKHAIEAIAIGNGTAGRETEAFVRELNLGIPALLVNESGASIYSASEVARREFPDLDLTVRGSVSIGRRLMDPLAELVKIDPKSIGVGQYQHDVDQTALKKSLDDVVEQCVNSVGVDINTASRELLAFVSGLGPVLAQNIVNHRDEQGPFSSRRDLLKVKRLGPKAFEQAAGFLRVHGKEVLDASAVHPERYALVKQMAKEAGCSVADLVSDETARNKVQIDKYISDEVGLPTLRDIMAELTRPGRDPRAEFSVFSFAEGVNDISDLYEGMKLPGIVTNVTKFGAFVDIGVHRDGLVHISQLSDTFVRDPSEVVAAGREVEVTVIGVDTARGRINLSMKNTVEV, from the coding sequence ATGATCGATACACATATACAAACAATATCTCGTGAACTTTCCCTTAAACAACAGCATGTTAAAGCTGTTGCCACCCTTCTTGATGAAGGCGCGACCGTGCCATTTATCTCCCGCTATCGCAAGGAAGCAACTGGCACCATGGATGAAGTGGGCGTTGCTGGGGTTCGTGACAGGCTGAACGAACTGGCCGAGTTGGACAAGCGCCGCGAGTCAATCCTGTCGTCACTGACCGAACGAGAGCTTCTTACCGCTGATCTAAAGCTGGCACTCCAAAAGGCTCAAGACAAAGCGCAGCTTGAAGATATCTATCTGCCCTACCGCCCCAAAAGAAGGACTCGGGCAACGATGGCCAAGGAGCGCGGGTTGGAACCGCTGGCAAAGATCGTGTTCAGCCAACGTGGGATAAATACAAGTGCTGAAGCCAAAGGATTTGTCAATCCGGGCAAAGACGTCCCTGATGTAGACGCCGCTCTGGCCGGAGCACGAGATATCATAGCTGAAAATATCAACGAAAATGCCAGGGCGCGTGCCGCTATGCGAACGTTGTTTGTAAAGCGAGGCAGATTCGTATCCAAGGTCGCAAAAGGCAAAGAGGAAGCTGGTGCAAAGTACCGTGACTGGTTTGATTGGAATGAACCTCTCGCTCGCATCCCCGGACACCGGGCACTGGCCATGTTCCGCGGTGAGAATGAAAAGCTGCTGAAACTCTCTCTGCGTCCGTCTGAAGAAGAGGCGACGGAGCTTATGCGTAAGTCCGTATTGCGCGGCACTGGGCAGGATTCGCACGAGGTGGGATTAGCTCTGGATGACTGCTACAAACGTTTGCTGGGGCCATCCATTGAAAATGAAATACGCGCCGAAGTAAAAAAACGTGCTGATATTGAAGCCATTACCGTATTCGCAGCCAATTTACGTGAACTGTTGTTGGCTGCCCCTCTTGGCCAAAAACGCGTACTGGCTCTGGACCCCGGTTTCCGTACAGGGGCAAAACTCACCGTCCTTGATGCGCAGGGAGCTCTCAAGGAATATTCCACTATTTTTCCTACAGGCTCAAAGAATCAGCAGAAAGAGGCGGCTCGTGTTCTTCAAACCTTGTCTACCAAGCACGCTATCGAAGCCATTGCCATCGGAAACGGTACGGCAGGGCGTGAAACCGAAGCCTTTGTCCGTGAGTTGAATCTCGGCATACCAGCCTTGCTGGTCAACGAATCCGGAGCTTCCATCTACTCCGCATCTGAGGTAGCCCGCCGTGAATTTCCTGATCTCGACCTGACTGTTCGTGGGTCGGTGTCCATCGGGCGTCGACTCATGGATCCACTGGCCGAGCTGGTCAAGATAGATCCTAAATCCATTGGCGTCGGCCAGTATCAGCATGATGTGGATCAGACTGCCCTCAAAAAAAGCCTGGATGATGTGGTGGAACAATGTGTCAACTCGGTGGGCGTCGATATAAACACAGCCAGCAGAGAACTCCTTGCATTCGTATCCGGTCTGGGGCCTGTACTGGCACAAAATATTGTCAATCACCGAGATGAACAAGGCCCCTTCTCTTCCCGTCGAGACCTGTTAAAAGTCAAACGGCTTGGACCCAAGGCTTTTGAACAGGCAGCGGGATTCCTGCGTGTTCATGGAAAAGAAGTACTGGATGCAAGTGCTGTTCATCCAGAACGATATGCACTGGTCAAACAGATGGCCAAAGAAGCAGGATGCTCGGTTGCGGACCTGGTTAGCGATGAAACAGCCCGCAATAAGGTGCAGATCGATAAATATATCTCTGACGAGGTCGGTCTCCCCACCTTGCGTGATATCATGGCCGAACTGACCAGACCGGGCCGTGATCCGCGTGCCGAATTCAGTGTCTTTTCATTTGCCGAAGGTGTTAACGATATCAGCGACCTGTATGAAGGTATGAAACTGCCTGGTATCGTCACCAACGTCACCAAGTTTGGCGCGTTCGTAGACATCGGCGTTCACCGTGACGGACTGGTTCATATAAGCCAGCTGTCCGACACGTTTGTACGTGATCCATCTGAAGTGGTCGCTGCTGGCCGTGAGGTTGAGGTGACGGTGATTGGTGTTGATACGGCTCGCGGTCGCATTAATCTGAGTATGAAAAATACTGTTGAAGTGTAG